The following are from one region of the Capsicum annuum cultivar UCD-10X-F1 chromosome 1, UCD10Xv1.1, whole genome shotgun sequence genome:
- the LOC107840484 gene encoding uncharacterized protein LOC107840484, with protein MEMRIFSSSTFRQMSVTAAVPPSTSTMSSPATSSSCSSSSSTLDLNARRKSISTSSSSFISTHRFKCIISRSFRSTSYPSPIRVRHLSPVMEWQDCTVKMEVDVPTSVAYKCYSDHGAIPEWMPFISSVKMVEDKPDLSRWSLKYKAFGQDLEYSWLARHMQPTPNQKLHWRSVEGLPNRGAVRFFPKGPSSCIIQLTVSYEVPLLLVPVASALKPFFENLLAQGLERFATFAKSYSADVHLNDL; from the exons ATGGAAATGCGTATCTTTTCGTCTTCCACTTTCCGCCAAATGTCTGTAACCGCCGCCGTACCTCCTTCAACTTCCACCATGTCCTCCCCTGCAACTTCCTCCTCCtgctcctcctcctcctccacaCTCGATCTTAATGCCAGAAGAAAGTCGATCAGTACATCCTCCTCCTCCTTCATCAGCACACACAGATTCAAATGCATCATTTCTAGATCCTTCCGGAGCACTTCTTATCCTTCTCCCATCAGGGTCAGACACCTCTCTCCAGTCATGGAATGGCAAGATTGCAC GGTCAAAATGGAAGTAGATGTGCCGACTTCAGTTGCTTATAAGTGCTATTCTGATCATGGGGCTATTCCTGAATGGATGCCTTTTATTTCATCTGTAAAG ATGGTGGAGGATAAGCCTGACTTATCTAGATGGTCACTGAAGTATAAAGCTTTTGGGCAGGATCTTGAATATTCATGGCTTGCTCGACATATGCAG CCTACTCCAAACCAGAAGCTCCACTGGAGATCTGTGGAGGGCCTTCCTAACAG GGGAGCTGTGCGATTTTTTCCCAAAGGCCCATCATCCTGCATCATACAA CTAACAGTTTCATATGAAGTGCCTCTATTGTTGGTTCCAGTGGCATCA GCATTGAAACCTTTTTTTGAAAACCTGCTGGCACAAGGGTTGGAACGCTTTGCAACATTTGCTAAGAGCTACTCAGCTGACGTGCACCTAAATGATTTATAA